In one window of Fibrobacter sp. UWH6 DNA:
- the rlmN gene encoding 23S rRNA (adenine(2503)-C(2))-methyltransferase RlmN: protein MEWPRNIKTLTTDELKAWLRDVDEKPFRADQIQKWLFCQQVRSYDEMVNISPALREKLANQFELRSLKEDQHMVSVDGTVKWLFETHDGYHIETVMIPANGRFSVCVSTQVGCAMNCAFCRTAKMGFFRNLEAGEILEEILNVNWYLKDNNIFNEEGQIAQVTNIIFMGMGEPLNNLENVHRVCCTLHNQKLFNMGSKRMTVSTSGVVPRIKELVDRNTPCCLAISLNSTNNEYRSSVMPVNDLWPIEKLLEAVDEYIRRTDNYVTFEFVLIQNITCTPKAAKELIRICAPRRVKVNAIILNDGDDPNLHAPTPEEVDTFLAAVRAAQVQITIRTARGRDILAACGQLAYKKNKDNQEAFERGHSLPDAKPRQD from the coding sequence ATGGAATGGCCGCGCAACATAAAAACACTTACCACAGACGAACTGAAAGCTTGGCTTAGGGACGTCGACGAAAAGCCTTTTAGAGCAGACCAGATTCAGAAATGGCTGTTCTGCCAGCAGGTCCGTTCCTACGACGAAATGGTGAATATTTCACCCGCACTTCGCGAAAAGTTGGCAAACCAGTTTGAGCTGCGCTCCCTCAAGGAAGACCAGCACATGGTTTCCGTAGACGGAACCGTCAAATGGTTGTTCGAAACCCATGACGGATATCACATCGAAACCGTGATGATCCCCGCCAACGGTCGTTTTTCTGTTTGCGTTTCTACCCAGGTGGGCTGCGCCATGAACTGCGCATTCTGCCGCACCGCCAAGATGGGCTTCTTCCGTAATCTCGAAGCCGGCGAAATCCTCGAAGAAATCCTGAACGTCAACTGGTACCTGAAAGACAACAACATCTTCAACGAAGAAGGTCAGATCGCCCAGGTCACCAACATCATCTTCATGGGCATGGGCGAACCCCTGAACAACCTGGAAAACGTACACCGAGTCTGCTGCACTCTGCACAACCAGAAGCTGTTCAACATGGGCTCCAAGCGCATGACCGTCAGCACCAGCGGCGTCGTCCCCCGCATCAAGGAACTGGTGGACCGCAACACGCCCTGCTGCCTGGCCATCAGCCTGAACAGCACCAATAACGAATACCGCTCTTCCGTCATGCCGGTAAATGACCTCTGGCCCATCGAAAAACTTTTGGAAGCGGTAGACGAATATATCCGTAGAACCGATAATTATGTGACGTTCGAATTCGTTCTGATCCAGAACATCACCTGTACGCCCAAGGCCGCCAAGGAACTGATCCGCATTTGCGCTCCCCGACGCGTCAAGGTGAACGCCATCATCTTAAACGATGGCGACGACCCGAACCTGCACGCCCCTACCCCCGAAGAAGTGGACACCTTCCTCGCCGCGGTCCGAGCAGCCCAGGTCCAGATCACCATCCGTACCGCCCGTGGCCGCGACATTCTGGCCGCCTGCGGACAGCTGGCCTACAAGAAGAACAAGGACAACCAGGAAGCATTTGAAAGAGGCCACAGCCTCCCCGACGCAAAGCCCAGGCAGGACTGA
- a CDS encoding helix-turn-helix domain-containing protein → MIYKQIILSKVIQHIFLAKRQKTGLTQLGLALKSHITRQFISQVESGKRAPSIFTMSVLATACKMTLTELFQEVDKLYNFYEMEDNCRASEPAKIAASPNRCNDYIENIRHKSQP, encoded by the coding sequence ATGATCTACAAGCAAATCATCTTATCGAAAGTCATCCAGCACATTTTTCTCGCCAAACGTCAAAAAACAGGGCTAACCCAGCTGGGACTCGCCCTCAAATCCCATATTACCCGCCAGTTCATCTCCCAAGTCGAAAGCGGCAAGAGAGCCCCCTCTATTTTCACCATGAGCGTCCTAGCCACGGCCTGCAAAATGACCCTGACCGAACTATTCCAGGAAGTGGACAAACTGTACAATTTTTACGAAATGGAAGACAATTGCAGGGCTTCGGAACCGGCCAAGATCGCAGCTTCGCCAAACCGTTGCAACGACTACATCGAAAACATCAGACACAAGTCACAGCCGTAA